A window from Micromonospora profundi encodes these proteins:
- a CDS encoding phosphotriesterase family protein, which yields MGYVQTVLGPVAPESLGRVLSHEHLGALVPGPWLSGGAGDDRADLAVDAVRGLPELGFGTIVDLSPYEVVGHDVTLLREVAERTGLHVVAGSAIYLEPYSPGWALNASVDEMRERFVADATIGVGDTGVKVGIFGEQATGLNEITPHEEKCLRAAARAHVATGLSVNTHTTHGTMALEQVEILREEKADLSRIVIGHLDINPDPDYLRAVLATGVNIAFDTLGKQFWDFVLAPLPDNPPEGEFGKRAYHRPDRARLDMLAGLVRDGYADRILLSMDLTGAEAYLNPGTHGRLGYSYLGQEIVPGLARLGVPPEALDAMLVANPARLLTVG from the coding sequence ATGGGGTACGTCCAGACAGTCCTCGGGCCAGTGGCCCCCGAGTCGCTCGGCCGGGTGCTGAGCCACGAGCACCTCGGCGCGCTGGTGCCCGGGCCGTGGCTGTCCGGCGGCGCCGGCGACGACCGCGCGGACCTCGCCGTCGACGCCGTCCGTGGCCTGCCGGAACTGGGCTTCGGCACGATCGTGGACCTGTCCCCGTACGAGGTGGTGGGCCACGACGTCACACTGCTGCGCGAGGTGGCCGAACGCACCGGCCTGCACGTCGTCGCCGGATCGGCGATCTACCTGGAGCCGTACTCGCCGGGCTGGGCGCTGAACGCCAGCGTGGACGAGATGCGGGAGCGGTTCGTCGCCGACGCCACGATCGGGGTGGGCGACACCGGAGTCAAGGTCGGCATCTTCGGCGAGCAGGCCACCGGGCTCAACGAGATCACCCCGCACGAGGAGAAGTGCCTACGTGCCGCCGCCCGCGCCCACGTGGCCACCGGGCTGTCGGTGAACACCCACACGACGCACGGCACGATGGCGCTGGAGCAGGTCGAGATTCTGCGCGAGGAGAAAGCCGACCTCTCCCGCATCGTCATCGGCCACCTGGACATCAACCCCGACCCGGACTACCTGCGGGCGGTGCTCGCGACCGGCGTCAACATCGCCTTCGACACCCTCGGCAAGCAGTTCTGGGACTTCGTGCTCGCCCCGCTGCCGGACAACCCGCCCGAGGGCGAGTTCGGCAAGCGGGCGTACCACAGGCCCGACCGCGCCCGCCTGGACATGCTCGCGGGGCTGGTCCGCGACGGGTACGCCGACCGGATCCTGCTCTCGATGGACCTGACCGGCGCGGAGGCGTACCTGAATCCGGGCACGCACGGCCGCCTCGGCTACTCGTACCTCGGTCAGGAGATCGTGCCGGGTCTCGCCCGGCTCGGTGTGCCGCCGGAGGCGCTCGACGCGATGCTGGTGGCCAACCCGGCCCGACTCCTGACGGTCGGCTGA
- a CDS encoding alpha/beta hydrolase-fold protein, producing MRKAIGRRGFARAVALLAFASLGASAIVSAPAAAAATTALVEGATVTADSASPTGYTVRFVYHNPNATQVRLAGDLTLLDVGTGTTRYQPEAWQPGRYHSGGTEFLRDMTRDSTGRWSVSLPLHAGSLSYWYRVWDPTQDWVNKRIWDPASTNPRPPGESSFRVRNNDVLDAVYVPYADKQNDPVLKERAEYELPVADPSRRGTVRYIPYTTILGDSGHYLGVYLPPNYDPNRAQPYKVAYLAHGIFGDETDFMVPANVPNILDNMTAKGEIEPTVVVTMGNHFTGTSLGFASYNQTNAANNLVQTILPLIESTYNVSTEREGRAYGGFSYGGSTGGFVIRNYPTTFGFYGHFSGNPSLTPQDYDNIAAAVGDDDLFVFLGNGVFEGNLNAHNGIANNFRARGYDAYTTQVPGAHDGMTAGQLFTIFARDFLWSGVDSVSVTPATETLTRGWNWTRQFAAQVTTNDGVSPAVTWSVTGATSAGTTISADGRLSVAANETASALTVVATSVVDPTKAGTAGVTLTPPGAARVVVKAKAAPASIVRGGTFTLDVDLRAQTQHKKAPQVTGEIAVTFGGSTQVVSLTDGAAVVNLPTSGLSAGGYPVHVAYSGDTTYASTAAVHQQLRVR from the coding sequence ATGAGGAAGGCGATCGGAAGGCGCGGGTTCGCGCGTGCGGTCGCGTTGCTCGCGTTCGCGTCACTCGGTGCCAGCGCGATCGTCTCCGCGCCGGCTGCCGCCGCCGCCACGACCGCGCTTGTGGAAGGTGCGACCGTCACTGCGGACAGCGCCTCACCGACCGGCTACACCGTCAGGTTCGTCTACCACAACCCCAACGCCACGCAGGTCCGCCTGGCCGGCGACCTGACGCTGCTCGACGTCGGCACCGGCACCACGCGGTACCAGCCGGAAGCCTGGCAGCCGGGTCGGTACCACTCCGGAGGCACCGAGTTCCTCAGGGACATGACCAGGGATTCCACGGGACGCTGGTCGGTCTCGCTCCCGCTGCACGCCGGCAGCCTCAGCTACTGGTACCGGGTCTGGGACCCCACCCAGGATTGGGTCAACAAGCGCATCTGGGACCCGGCCTCGACGAACCCCCGGCCCCCGGGCGAATCCTCGTTCCGGGTCCGCAACAACGACGTGCTCGACGCCGTGTACGTGCCGTACGCCGACAAGCAGAACGACCCGGTGCTGAAGGAGCGCGCGGAGTACGAGCTGCCAGTGGCGGACCCGTCGCGGCGGGGCACCGTCCGGTACATCCCCTACACCACGATCCTCGGCGACAGCGGCCACTACCTCGGTGTCTACCTGCCGCCGAACTACGACCCGAACCGCGCCCAGCCGTACAAGGTCGCGTATCTCGCCCACGGCATCTTCGGCGACGAGACCGACTTCATGGTCCCCGCGAACGTCCCGAACATCCTCGACAACATGACGGCCAAGGGCGAGATCGAGCCGACGGTGGTCGTCACCATGGGCAACCACTTCACGGGTACGAGCCTCGGGTTCGCCTCGTACAACCAGACCAACGCCGCGAACAACCTGGTCCAGACGATCCTGCCGCTGATCGAGTCCACCTACAACGTCTCCACCGAGCGGGAGGGGCGTGCCTACGGCGGGTTCTCCTACGGCGGGTCGACCGGCGGCTTCGTCATCCGTAACTACCCGACCACGTTCGGCTTCTACGGGCACTTCTCCGGCAACCCGTCCCTCACCCCGCAGGACTACGACAACATCGCCGCGGCGGTCGGCGACGACGATCTCTTCGTGTTTCTCGGCAACGGCGTCTTCGAGGGCAACCTCAACGCCCATAACGGCATCGCGAACAACTTCCGGGCCCGCGGGTACGACGCCTACACCACCCAGGTGCCCGGTGCGCACGACGGGATGACCGCCGGCCAACTGTTCACGATCTTCGCGCGGGACTTCCTGTGGTCGGGGGTCGACTCGGTGTCGGTGACCCCCGCGACCGAGACCCTGACGCGGGGCTGGAACTGGACCCGGCAGTTCGCCGCCCAGGTCACCACCAACGACGGGGTGAGCCCGGCGGTCACGTGGTCGGTCACGGGAGCGACGTCGGCGGGTACGACCATCTCCGCGGACGGTCGGCTCTCGGTGGCGGCGAACGAGACCGCTTCGGCGCTCACCGTCGTGGCGACGTCGGTGGTCGACCCGACCAAGGCGGGCACGGCAGGGGTCACCCTGACGCCCCCGGGCGCGGCACGGGTCGTGGTGAAGGCGAAGGCCGCGCCCGCGTCGATCGTCAGGGGTGGCACGTTCACACTGGACGTCGACCTGCGGGCGCAGACCCAGCACAAGAAGGCGCCGCAGGTGACAGGTGAGATCGCCGTGACCTTCGGTGGCAGCACGCAGGTGGTGTCGCTCACCGATGGCGCGGCCGTCGTCAACCTGCCGACCAGCGGCCTGTCGGCCGGGGGATACCCGGTCCACGTCGCCTACTCCGGCGACACGACCTACGCCTCCACCGCGGCCGTTCATCAGCAGCTGCGGGTGCGGTAG
- a CDS encoding ABC transporter permease, which produces MTQTDAAVKARSGPAWSRFNWRDYVVYIGFAVVFLFFAITQGSNGFLTTSNLTNIIIQTAPITVMAVGLVFVLAAGEIDLSIGSVVALSALVGAVTLRETDSMLLGAAAGLLAGAAVGLVNGVFVTLVRLPSFLVTLATMGAVAGLAREVTGLQSVPVGNEAFLAIFGQGEIFGIPGLVLWSVAAAVVGYLVLRQTRYGAHTLAIGDNVGAARVSGINVVRVKIMVMMGSAMCAAMAGLLYAGRLQGARYTLGEADLMTVIAAVIVGGTSLFGGKGSIVGALLGSLLMGMLNNGLILAGLSVSQQMMARGAIILVAVSVSLRERRS; this is translated from the coding sequence ATGACCCAGACCGATGCTGCGGTGAAGGCCAGAAGCGGGCCGGCCTGGAGCAGGTTCAACTGGCGCGACTACGTGGTCTACATCGGCTTCGCCGTCGTGTTCCTGTTCTTTGCCATCACGCAGGGCAGCAATGGCTTCCTCACCACAAGCAACCTCACGAACATCATCATCCAGACCGCGCCGATCACGGTCATGGCGGTCGGCCTGGTCTTCGTGCTGGCAGCCGGTGAGATCGACCTGTCCATCGGCTCGGTCGTCGCGCTCTCCGCGCTGGTCGGCGCGGTGACGTTGCGGGAGACCGACAGCATGCTGCTCGGCGCGGCGGCCGGGTTGCTCGCCGGCGCGGCGGTCGGCCTTGTCAACGGGGTCTTCGTCACCCTCGTGCGCCTGCCGTCCTTCCTTGTCACCCTCGCCACGATGGGTGCGGTGGCCGGTCTGGCCCGCGAGGTCACCGGCCTCCAGTCGGTGCCGGTCGGCAACGAAGCCTTCCTTGCGATCTTCGGCCAGGGCGAGATCTTCGGCATCCCCGGCCTGGTGCTCTGGTCGGTGGCGGCAGCGGTCGTCGGCTACCTCGTGCTGCGCCAGACCCGGTACGGCGCGCACACCCTCGCGATCGGCGACAACGTGGGCGCGGCCCGGGTCAGCGGCATCAACGTGGTCCGCGTCAAGATCATGGTGATGATGGGCAGCGCCATGTGCGCCGCAATGGCCGGTCTGCTCTACGCCGGCCGCTTGCAGGGCGCCCGGTACACCCTCGGCGAGGCCGACCTGATGACCGTGATCGCCGCGGTGATCGTCGGCGGGACCAGCCTGTTCGGCGGCAAGGGCTCCATCGTCGGAGCGCTGCTGGGCAGCCTGCTCATGGGCATGCTCAACAACGGCCTGATCCTGGCCGGGCTGTCCGTGTCCCAGCAGATGATGGCGCGCGGCGCGATCATCCTCGTTGCCGTCTCCGTCTCGCTGCGCGAGCGGCGCAGCTGA
- a CDS encoding oxygenase MpaB family protein produces MEPVSRRRMLQVGGALGALGALSATTSAQAAPWSWSPMGSVAGAGAGTDPRWVWDEEADPLVASLLDRGDAPLVNRVLRTWTRNGQPLPDGLPADVHQFIQRARQLPSWVDQGKLATAVQFNEKRGLYLGVLYGLASGMMSTVIPKEARAVYYSEGGADMKDRISKTAKLGYDIGTANAYQPTGSMIVTAVKTRLAHAGVRHLLPQSPRWVAVAPEDIPISQRDMMVTWHSLPTTVMRQLNAWRVPIPTRESTAFLHLWQVAAHMLGIKDEYIPATWSEANAQADQVLDPVLAPTPEGIALADILLDLGKEIDAGILSKPILGSFTRFLLGNQIANWLQIPREPLWDTLLQTAWGPFIAVREALLPLPLAPPSYWLFDEFLRKLALLFLSEGQQINIEIPLGNRPS; encoded by the coding sequence GTGGAACCAGTCAGCAGACGCAGGATGTTGCAGGTCGGTGGGGCCTTGGGCGCGCTCGGCGCGTTGAGTGCCACCACGTCAGCGCAGGCCGCACCATGGTCCTGGTCCCCAATGGGCTCGGTCGCGGGCGCCGGGGCGGGCACCGATCCGCGATGGGTGTGGGACGAGGAGGCCGACCCTCTGGTCGCCTCGCTGCTCGACAGGGGCGACGCGCCGTTGGTCAACCGGGTGCTGCGGACCTGGACCAGGAACGGGCAGCCGCTGCCGGACGGTCTGCCCGCTGACGTACACCAGTTCATCCAACGTGCCCGTCAGCTTCCGTCCTGGGTCGACCAGGGCAAGCTCGCCACCGCGGTGCAGTTCAACGAGAAGCGGGGGCTCTACCTCGGCGTCCTGTACGGTCTGGCCAGCGGCATGATGAGCACTGTCATTCCGAAGGAGGCCCGCGCCGTCTACTACTCCGAGGGCGGCGCGGACATGAAGGACCGCATCTCCAAAACGGCAAAGCTCGGGTACGACATCGGCACGGCCAACGCCTACCAGCCCACCGGCTCGATGATCGTGACGGCCGTCAAGACCCGGCTGGCCCACGCCGGCGTACGTCATCTCCTGCCGCAGTCGCCGAGGTGGGTGGCCGTCGCCCCGGAGGACATCCCGATCAGTCAGCGGGACATGATGGTCACGTGGCACAGCCTGCCGACCACTGTCATGCGCCAGCTGAATGCGTGGCGGGTTCCGATCCCCACCCGGGAGTCGACAGCATTCCTCCACCTGTGGCAGGTGGCCGCACACATGCTGGGCATCAAGGACGAGTACATCCCTGCCACGTGGAGTGAGGCCAACGCCCAGGCCGACCAGGTCCTCGACCCGGTGCTGGCACCGACCCCCGAGGGCATCGCGCTCGCGGACATCCTGCTCGACCTCGGCAAGGAGATCGACGCCGGCATCCTGAGCAAGCCCATCCTCGGCTCGTTCACGAGGTTCCTGCTCGGCAACCAGATCGCCAACTGGTTGCAGATCCCCCGGGAACCGCTCTGGGACACCTTGTTGCAGACGGCCTGGGGGCCGTTCATCGCCGTCCGGGAGGCGCTGCTTCCGCTTCCCCTCGCGCCGCCGTCGTACTGGCTCTTCGACGAGTTCCTGCGCAAGCTGGCCCTGCTCTTCCTGTCCGAGGGGCAGCAGATCAACATCGAGATCCCGCTCGGCAACCGTCCATCCTGA
- a CDS encoding ROK family transcriptional regulator gives MEAQAPRRANRSTVLTHVLTHGPVTRTAIGQETDLSPATVSRIVEQLLDEGLLTETDGTPSTTRGRRATRVAIAAGRGVVCGVDVGGSNVRLVVADLAATPLVGRTVPTPADYDAPRLAHWLADLIRQTVGDHLDRLDCVAVGLPGAVRQHDRTVRNAPNLPQVEDPEFLRLLEKRLATGIEVDNDSNYALLGELRFGAARDTQTAVMFTIGAGLGAGVAIERRLFRGRSGMVGEFGHLPAGPLGGALEQIITGPGILARARDLGLPFDNAADVFHSTDPRLVPVKQYVEQALLIILTAAVVAYEPEVIVLGGGISHALTPDLGRLGSRLREIVPSAPAVVQSAELGDLSGALGAVVAALHNAYGRLGLAEADLAHVPQSDALAGCDLRALAATADA, from the coding sequence GTGGAAGCACAGGCGCCGCGACGCGCGAACCGGTCGACGGTGCTGACGCACGTCCTCACCCACGGCCCGGTGACCCGCACCGCCATCGGCCAGGAGACCGACCTCTCCCCCGCCACGGTGTCACGCATCGTCGAACAACTCCTCGACGAAGGGCTGCTGACCGAGACCGACGGCACCCCGAGCACCACCCGGGGCCGGCGGGCGACACGGGTGGCGATCGCCGCCGGACGGGGCGTGGTCTGCGGAGTCGACGTCGGCGGTTCCAACGTCCGCCTGGTGGTGGCCGACCTCGCCGCCACGCCGCTTGTGGGCCGCACGGTCCCCACCCCGGCCGACTACGACGCCCCCCGGCTGGCCCACTGGCTGGCCGACCTCATCCGGCAGACCGTCGGCGATCATCTCGACCGGCTCGACTGCGTGGCGGTGGGGCTGCCCGGTGCCGTCCGGCAGCACGACCGCACCGTCCGTAACGCGCCGAACCTTCCCCAGGTCGAGGATCCGGAGTTCCTCCGCCTGCTGGAGAAGCGGCTGGCCACCGGCATCGAGGTGGACAACGACTCCAACTACGCGCTGCTGGGTGAGCTGCGCTTCGGCGCGGCGCGCGACACGCAGACAGCTGTGATGTTCACGATCGGGGCCGGGCTCGGTGCCGGCGTCGCCATCGAACGGCGGCTGTTCCGGGGCCGCAGCGGCATGGTGGGCGAGTTCGGGCACCTGCCGGCCGGCCCGCTGGGCGGCGCACTCGAACAGATCATCACCGGGCCCGGAATCCTCGCCCGCGCCCGCGACCTCGGCCTACCGTTCGACAACGCGGCAGACGTCTTCCACTCCACCGATCCCCGCCTGGTGCCGGTCAAGCAGTACGTCGAGCAGGCACTGCTGATCATCCTCACCGCCGCCGTGGTGGCCTACGAACCCGAGGTGATCGTCCTCGGCGGCGGCATCTCCCACGCGCTCACACCCGATCTCGGCCGATTGGGCAGTCGGCTGAGGGAGATCGTGCCCTCCGCCCCGGCGGTCGTCCAGAGCGCCGAACTCGGGGACCTCTCCGGCGCGTTGGGCGCCGTGGTGGCGGCGCTGCACAACGCGTACGGCCGGCTCGGGCTCGCCGAGGCCGACCTCGCCCACGTACCCCAGTCGGACGCGCTCGCCGGCTGCGACCTGCGCGCGTTGGCCGCCACGGCGGACGCCTGA
- a CDS encoding molybdopterin cofactor-binding domain-containing protein — MVERNSRGRFPGYVLAAPVLVTAAELVTTPGAAALPSSDPMELLGLNDIMTAVALTTSALIAVEVSEDGTVSIAVPRALMGQTATTSTAALIAEELSVPRGRIRVALADARPERAGTPAAGGPSYAPIRVAAAIARQRLLRAASTMFDVPLGDLRLEAGFVTDGAGRRVDIGALATRAASPSTLAVAVELAPRDGRTFVGHPAVGPARGR, encoded by the coding sequence ATGGTGGAGCGCAATTCCCGGGGACGCTTCCCCGGGTACGTGCTGGCCGCGCCGGTGCTGGTGACCGCTGCGGAACTGGTGACGACCCCCGGTGCTGCCGCGCTGCCGTCGTCGGACCCGATGGAGCTGCTCGGCCTCAACGACATCATGACCGCCGTGGCGCTGACCACATCGGCACTGATCGCCGTCGAGGTCAGTGAGGACGGAACCGTCTCGATCGCGGTGCCGCGAGCCCTGATGGGGCAGACGGCCACCACCTCGACCGCCGCCCTGATCGCCGAGGAACTCTCTGTACCGCGCGGACGGATCCGCGTCGCACTTGCCGACGCCCGGCCGGAACGTGCGGGCACCCCGGCTGCCGGCGGGCCGTCCTATGCGCCGATCCGGGTCGCCGCTGCCATCGCCCGACAACGGCTCCTGAGGGCCGCGTCGACAATGTTCGACGTACCCCTCGGCGATCTGCGGCTGGAGGCCGGCTTCGTCACCGACGGCGCCGGCCGGAGGGTCGACATCGGCGCCCTCGCCACGAGGGCAGCCAGCCCGAGCACCCTCGCCGTGGCGGTGGAGCTCGCCCCGCGCGACGGTCGCACCTTCGTCGGCCATCCGGCGGTCGGGCCCGCGCGCGGGCGCTAG
- a CDS encoding ROK family protein, which yields MAGHPNPRSDSTGYVAGVDLGGTKLRAAIADLTGHIVAEDVLATDPRGGLAVAAQIDALLRDLAVRGGVPWSDVRVSAIGLPGAPDPATGTVDLSPNVSELGSFDIRAELTSRLGHRVVLDNDVNMAAAGERWLGSGRTHRHFVFVAVGTGIGMGIVLNGELVHGARGAAGEISYLPLGTDPFDPANQVHGALEQAVAGAALAARYRAVSGEQASVPDVFDRAAAGDEVARTAIDEEARFIALAIVAVTAVLDPEAVVLGGGIGSRVELVDPVRRWVAALSADAPEIKTSLLGDRAGLLGAIAVARTEAGVHSGPPTHHDLPAHLGSAARPVATQPGWTASLETAEGR from the coding sequence ATGGCCGGCCACCCGAACCCGCGGTCCGACTCGACCGGGTACGTCGCCGGTGTGGACCTCGGCGGCACCAAGCTCCGGGCCGCGATCGCGGATCTCACCGGTCACATCGTGGCCGAGGACGTGCTGGCCACCGACCCGCGCGGAGGGCTGGCCGTCGCCGCGCAGATCGACGCGCTGCTGCGCGACCTCGCCGTCCGGGGTGGCGTTCCGTGGTCCGACGTCCGGGTCAGCGCTATCGGCCTGCCCGGTGCCCCGGACCCGGCCACCGGCACCGTCGACCTCTCCCCGAACGTCTCCGAACTCGGGTCCTTCGACATCCGGGCCGAGCTGACAAGCCGGCTGGGTCACAGGGTCGTGCTGGACAACGACGTCAACATGGCAGCCGCCGGAGAGCGGTGGCTGGGCAGCGGACGTACCCATCGGCATTTCGTCTTCGTGGCAGTCGGCACCGGGATCGGCATGGGCATCGTGCTCAACGGCGAACTGGTCCACGGCGCCCGGGGCGCGGCGGGGGAGATCTCCTACCTGCCACTGGGTACCGACCCGTTCGACCCCGCGAACCAGGTCCACGGCGCGTTGGAGCAGGCGGTGGCCGGCGCGGCCCTGGCCGCCCGCTACCGGGCGGTGAGCGGCGAGCAGGCAAGCGTGCCCGATGTCTTCGACAGGGCCGCGGCCGGCGACGAGGTCGCCCGGACGGCCATCGACGAGGAGGCCCGCTTCATCGCGTTGGCAATCGTCGCGGTCACCGCCGTCCTCGACCCGGAGGCGGTCGTCCTCGGCGGCGGGATCGGATCCCGGGTCGAGCTTGTCGATCCGGTCCGGCGCTGGGTCGCCGCGTTGAGCGCGGACGCCCCGGAGATCAAGACCAGTCTGCTCGGCGACCGCGCCGGCCTGCTCGGCGCCATCGCTGTCGCCCGTACCGAGGCCGGCGTCCACAGCGGTCCGCCGACCCACCACGACCTGCCCGCCCACCTCGGTTCGGCGGCGCGGCCCGTTGCGACCCAGCCCGGCTGGACCGCCTCTTTGGAAACAGCGGAGGGACGATAG
- a CDS encoding substrate-binding domain-containing protein, whose amino-acid sequence MNLTRRRGAVLGAICALALMVSACSNETSGDDGGASSGPRTEPSLSFVGPGGETPTAADQLSLTPEEQQKVKDGNFSAAFVWHEGSALTKAVESGVRKEFDQLGIKVLASTSAEFDAARQANNLQTVLALKPDLIVTIAVDPTAAAAAFKPAVDAGVKLVVMTTPPKGYKAGEQIVGIVTADLTAFGKANAEMLGKALGGKGKVGYIYHDADFWFTNQRDKAFKDWLNFLYPDIKIVEEAGFSDPARTEDIATAMLTRHSDLNGVYVAWATAAEGVLAATRQQGRTDVKIVTNDLEANLAADMVKGGNIVGVVANGSTRLGQNLGIVGAYGLLGKKAPELVVGSPMAATKENIAEAWRDDYGQEPPAEVRAN is encoded by the coding sequence ATGAATCTCACCCGTAGGCGTGGGGCAGTTCTGGGCGCGATCTGCGCCCTGGCGCTCATGGTCAGCGCCTGCTCGAACGAGACGTCCGGTGATGACGGCGGCGCGTCGAGCGGCCCCCGGACCGAACCGAGCCTGTCGTTCGTCGGCCCCGGCGGGGAGACGCCGACCGCCGCCGACCAGCTCTCGCTGACCCCCGAGGAGCAGCAGAAGGTCAAGGACGGCAACTTCTCGGCCGCCTTCGTCTGGCACGAGGGTTCCGCGCTGACCAAGGCTGTGGAGTCCGGCGTCCGCAAGGAGTTCGACCAGCTCGGCATCAAGGTGCTGGCCAGCACCAGCGCCGAGTTCGACGCCGCCCGGCAGGCCAACAACCTGCAGACCGTCCTGGCGCTCAAGCCCGACCTGATCGTCACCATCGCTGTCGACCCCACCGCTGCCGCGGCGGCGTTCAAGCCCGCTGTCGACGCCGGCGTCAAGCTCGTCGTGATGACCACCCCGCCGAAGGGCTACAAGGCCGGGGAGCAGATCGTCGGCATCGTCACCGCCGACCTGACCGCGTTCGGTAAGGCCAACGCGGAAATGCTCGGCAAGGCGCTCGGCGGCAAGGGCAAGGTCGGCTACATCTACCACGACGCCGACTTCTGGTTCACCAACCAGCGGGACAAGGCGTTCAAGGACTGGCTGAACTTCCTCTACCCCGACATCAAGATCGTCGAGGAGGCCGGGTTCTCCGACCCGGCGCGGACCGAGGACATCGCGACCGCGATGCTGACCCGCCACTCCGACCTGAACGGCGTCTACGTCGCCTGGGCGACCGCCGCCGAGGGCGTGCTCGCCGCGACCCGGCAGCAGGGTCGCACCGACGTCAAGATCGTCACGAACGACCTGGAGGCGAACCTCGCCGCCGACATGGTCAAGGGCGGCAACATCGTCGGCGTCGTCGCCAACGGCTCCACCCGCCTCGGCCAGAACCTGGGCATCGTCGGCGCCTACGGGCTGCTCGGCAAGAAGGCTCCCGAGTTGGTCGTCGGATCGCCGATGGCCGCCACCAAGGAGAACATCGCCGAGGCCTGGCGCGACGACTACGGCCAGGAGCCGCCGGCCGAGGTGCGCGCCAACTAA
- a CDS encoding alanine racemase produces the protein MFLDLLRRRNPGLLAAAADLHGTGELPTNCYALDLDTVATNAAAIRREADRHGLSAYAMTKQVGRNPDFCRTIRDAGITEAVGVDLQCALADRRGGLGIGHLGHLVQIPRHEAATAAALAPRFWTVFNDTKAGEAAAASAAAGREQALLARISAPGDRFYRGHEGGYPADEIVAVADRLDALPGARFAGVTSFPTQLFDPAAGRVVPTANLDTLRTAAAALRAAGRSHVEINAPGTTSAAILGMLAEAGATQVEPGHGLTGTTPWHAVTDLVEEPAVLYVSEVSHLWDGRAYVFGGGLYVDPVLGLGGTRALIVPRGGGLDDAHLVDVEMPAPEAIDYYAMADVSAVPSVAPGDTVLFGFRPQVFVTRALTAGVTGVRSGVPAVTGVYAADGSTPIRLDDTDPRTHATGSTGRAS, from the coding sequence ATGTTTCTGGATCTGCTGCGACGCCGCAACCCGGGCCTCCTGGCCGCTGCCGCGGACCTGCACGGCACTGGTGAGCTGCCAACCAACTGCTACGCGCTGGACCTGGACACCGTGGCGACGAACGCTGCCGCCATCCGGCGTGAGGCCGACCGCCACGGGCTCTCCGCGTACGCGATGACCAAGCAGGTCGGGCGCAACCCCGACTTCTGCCGGACGATCCGCGACGCCGGCATCACCGAGGCCGTCGGCGTGGACCTGCAGTGCGCCCTGGCCGACCGGCGCGGCGGGCTCGGCATCGGTCACCTTGGTCACCTGGTGCAGATTCCCCGGCACGAGGCAGCCACCGCGGCCGCGCTCGCCCCGCGATTCTGGACGGTCTTCAACGACACAAAGGCCGGTGAGGCGGCGGCCGCCAGCGCCGCCGCCGGCCGGGAGCAGGCGCTGCTCGCCCGGATCAGCGCCCCCGGCGACCGCTTCTATCGCGGTCACGAGGGCGGCTACCCGGCCGACGAGATCGTCGCGGTCGCCGACCGGCTCGACGCCCTTCCCGGGGCACGGTTCGCCGGTGTCACGAGCTTCCCAACCCAACTGTTCGATCCGGCCGCCGGCCGCGTGGTGCCGACTGCGAACCTCGACACCCTGCGGACCGCCGCCGCCGCGTTGCGCGCCGCCGGGCGGTCCCACGTCGAGATCAACGCCCCGGGTACGACGTCCGCCGCAATCCTGGGCATGCTCGCCGAGGCTGGTGCCACGCAGGTCGAGCCCGGTCACGGGCTGACCGGCACGACGCCCTGGCACGCTGTCACCGACCTGGTCGAGGAGCCCGCCGTGCTCTACGTCAGCGAGGTGTCCCACCTGTGGGACGGTCGGGCGTACGTCTTCGGTGGCGGGCTCTACGTCGACCCCGTACTGGGTCTGGGCGGCACCCGCGCCCTGATCGTGCCCCGGGGCGGTGGTCTCGACGACGCGCACCTGGTCGACGTGGAGATGCCCGCGCCGGAGGCGATCGACTACTACGCGATGGCCGACGTCAGCGCGGTGCCGTCCGTCGCGCCCGGTGACACCGTCCTGTTCGGATTCCGCCCGCAGGTCTTCGTCACCCGGGCACTGACCGCAGGCGTGACCGGCGTGCGTTCCGGCGTTCCGGCTGTCACCGGCGTCTACGCCGCCGACGGGTCTACGCCGATCCGGCTCGACGACACCGACCCGCGCACCCACGCGACCGGCAGCACAGGGAGGGCATCATGA